In one Candidatus Methylacidiphilales bacterium genomic region, the following are encoded:
- a CDS encoding MFS transporter, which yields MPPGIYNAYLFQLLNTISYSIVAGVPMMLYVQNLGASAAIIAIIGALPNLLNILQIPAAYYLERIGYRLFVLRGWSIRTIFILAIAGIAFWPRLDSSTRLGLTLFLYAGYNIARGFSVAGFLPWVASIVPEEQRGRFLSIDQFCMNLGALMNLVAIALFVHQDTSLREFGILFSVSFFSALGSLYFLNKMPDAPPATVSKTSEPVPWRVMLKYAPFQRIVIYSTIIHVTFAGMSFIWVPMTKNCFGFNDAHILLLGASGSAMAMIALSLGGAVIDRVGNRKLLLFSLLITALHLIGWASLASSILPLNAYTLAFQQITAGFAAPLFTLANSRSLMATIPQMGRSHFFAIYSVVTSLILGIVPVLWGLILDTFKDLNIVQGRISLNAFSSVYILMAGVAAVAFFQATKIQEPRRMTTDEFLRELFIKTPARALSRIFTRRSIP from the coding sequence ATGCCACCAGGAATCTACAACGCCTATCTTTTTCAGCTCCTGAATACGATCTCATACAGCATCGTCGCTGGTGTGCCAATGATGCTTTATGTGCAGAATCTAGGAGCATCGGCAGCGATCATCGCGATCATTGGCGCATTGCCTAACTTGCTGAATATCCTTCAAATCCCCGCAGCTTACTATCTGGAGAGAATAGGTTATCGCCTTTTTGTATTAAGGGGTTGGTCAATTCGCACCATCTTTATTCTTGCGATCGCTGGGATAGCGTTTTGGCCCCGATTGGATTCCTCTACACGTCTTGGGCTTACACTTTTCCTCTATGCCGGATACAACATAGCTCGAGGCTTTTCAGTAGCTGGTTTCTTGCCTTGGGTTGCAAGCATAGTCCCCGAAGAGCAACGAGGACGTTTCCTCTCTATAGACCAATTTTGCATGAATTTGGGGGCCTTAATGAATCTCGTCGCAATAGCGTTATTCGTTCACCAAGACACATCGCTTCGTGAATTTGGAATACTATTTTCCGTGAGTTTTTTTTCCGCGCTCGGCAGCCTTTATTTCTTGAATAAAATGCCTGATGCCCCACCAGCCACAGTGTCTAAGACCAGTGAGCCTGTGCCATGGAGAGTGATGCTGAAGTATGCCCCTTTTCAACGAATCGTGATTTATTCGACGATCATACACGTAACATTTGCAGGTATGAGTTTTATCTGGGTGCCGATGACTAAAAACTGTTTCGGCTTCAACGACGCGCACATTCTCTTACTCGGCGCCTCCGGAAGCGCTATGGCCATGATCGCCCTTAGCCTCGGTGGAGCAGTGATTGATCGCGTCGGCAATCGGAAGTTGCTCTTATTTTCTCTGTTAATCACTGCCTTACACCTCATAGGATGGGCTTCTCTTGCATCCTCGATTCTCCCTCTAAATGCTTATACTTTAGCATTCCAACAGATAACTGCAGGGTTTGCAGCCCCCCTTTTCACGTTAGCCAATAGCCGCAGCCTCATGGCGACTATTCCTCAGATGGGGCGTAGTCATTTTTTCGCCATCTATAGCGTTGTAACAAGCTTGATATTAGGAATCGTGCCAGTTCTGTGGGGCTTAATTTTAGATACATTCAAGGATCTCAATATTGTGCAAGGAAGGATTTCATTAAACGCATTTTCGTCTGTCTACATTCTGATGGCGGGAGTGGCGGCTGTGGCTTTTTTTCAAGCGACAAAGATACAAGAGCCGCGGCGAATGACGACAGATGAATTCTTACGTGAGCTCTTCATCAAAACCCCCGCACGCGCTCTTTCACGTATTTTCACAAGACGCTCAATTCCATGA
- a CDS encoding lysophospholipid acyltransferase family protein, with protein sequence MKVRFDDKTQAIFVSLCVLFIKALGKTIRFRFNDPHRVRENLPPHPYIFAFWHRYILLMPVVYKIYASLYAGGYPLTVLISRSRDGEFITKVIERFGLSVTRGSTRRLGHIAFRQLITKLKEECCDVAFTPDGPRGPRGEVKPGILYLSQMEGLPIIPIRLEYRRCWTLNSWDRFVVPWPFTSCTIHVGKPFVVPRNEDLMHSTASEEMLKSALGPVD encoded by the coding sequence ATGAAAGTTCGATTCGACGACAAAACACAGGCTATCTTTGTGAGCTTATGCGTTCTCTTTATTAAAGCGCTCGGAAAGACCATTCGCTTTCGATTCAACGATCCTCATCGAGTGAGAGAAAATCTGCCCCCGCATCCATACATTTTTGCGTTTTGGCATCGTTACATTCTCCTAATGCCAGTAGTCTACAAGATCTATGCGTCACTTTACGCGGGGGGTTATCCCCTTACAGTTTTGATCAGTCGAAGTCGGGATGGGGAATTCATCACTAAAGTCATCGAACGATTTGGTCTTAGTGTGACTCGAGGATCAACACGGCGGCTGGGACATATCGCGTTTCGCCAGTTAATCACAAAGCTAAAAGAGGAATGTTGTGACGTAGCTTTCACACCTGATGGACCTCGTGGCCCGAGAGGTGAGGTTAAACCTGGTATCTTGTATTTAAGCCAGATGGAGGGTTTACCTATTATTCCAATCCGTCTGGAATATCGGCGATGCTGGACATTGAACTCTTGGGATCGTTTTGTGGTGCCTTGGCCTTTTACTTCTTGCACCATCCATGTAGGAAAGCCATTTGTAGTGCCTCGGAATGAAGACCTGATGCATTCCACGGCGAGTGAAGAAATGCTTAAATCTGCACTTGGTCCTGTCGACTAA
- a CDS encoding Rne/Rng family ribonuclease produces MFIDKVKQILGIKKNKPVKEIIISCERLERRVALLEDGRLEEFVIERDSDRQISGNIYKGRVQNIELGLKAMFIDIGLEKNAFLHFWDAIPAALDSGFEEIQRQAPHSAPKRITPNDIPNLYPVGSEIIVQVTKGPIGTKGPRVTTNLTLPGRYLVLTPFSNTFGISRKIEDPEERKRLRKILSSLDVPENMGVILRTVGEGQKARFFVRDLHMLLEQWRKIEAKQKEMKNPGLLLAEPDIIDRTVRDFLTDDIDRIVVDDLDAANRMRETVGKISKRSVKKIRFYNEPIPIFEKFNIERQIDSAFRRQVWLPCGGSIVIDETEALVAIDVNTGRNKAQKEMDKTILQTNLEAAEEIARQLRLRNIGGLVVIDFIDMRDRRDQIAVFNRLRECLKRDKAKTNVLPISALGLVEMTRQRAQESISRAIYTECPTCKGRGMIKSPETMSVEIQRAITRTMKLHPEIHELRIIVNPQILERLRTEDEDHLIEIERRFQGKLIFRPDPKMAFEEFQILDANTNQALN; encoded by the coding sequence ATGTTCATCGACAAAGTCAAACAAATTCTAGGCATCAAGAAAAATAAGCCCGTAAAAGAAATTATCATCTCCTGTGAGCGCCTTGAGCGCCGCGTCGCCTTACTCGAGGATGGACGGTTAGAAGAGTTTGTCATCGAGCGCGACTCAGACCGTCAGATCTCCGGCAACATCTACAAAGGACGCGTCCAAAATATCGAGCTCGGCCTTAAAGCAATGTTTATTGACATCGGCCTTGAAAAAAACGCCTTCTTACATTTCTGGGACGCCATCCCCGCTGCCCTCGATTCCGGTTTCGAAGAAATTCAACGGCAAGCACCACATTCCGCCCCCAAACGAATCACTCCCAACGATATTCCAAATCTTTACCCAGTCGGATCCGAAATCATCGTGCAAGTCACCAAAGGCCCTATCGGCACAAAAGGCCCTCGCGTCACGACCAACCTCACCCTGCCAGGGCGTTACCTAGTCCTAACTCCCTTTTCCAACACCTTCGGGATATCCAGAAAAATAGAGGATCCAGAAGAACGTAAACGACTAAGAAAAATCCTCTCCTCACTCGACGTCCCAGAAAACATGGGCGTAATCCTTCGCACAGTCGGTGAAGGACAAAAAGCACGATTCTTCGTTCGCGACCTGCATATGCTCCTCGAGCAATGGAGAAAAATCGAAGCCAAACAAAAAGAAATGAAAAATCCAGGCCTCCTTCTTGCCGAGCCAGACATCATAGACCGCACCGTTCGCGACTTCCTCACCGACGATATCGATCGAATTGTCGTCGACGACCTCGATGCCGCCAACCGCATGCGCGAAACTGTCGGAAAAATCTCTAAACGTTCCGTTAAAAAAATCCGCTTCTACAACGAACCAATACCAATCTTCGAAAAATTCAACATCGAGCGGCAGATCGACTCAGCATTTCGCCGTCAAGTCTGGCTGCCCTGCGGAGGATCTATCGTAATTGACGAAACAGAAGCCCTTGTCGCGATTGACGTCAATACCGGCCGCAACAAAGCTCAAAAAGAAATGGATAAAACCATTCTCCAAACCAACCTCGAAGCCGCGGAGGAAATCGCCCGTCAACTTCGCCTTCGCAACATTGGAGGACTCGTAGTCATAGACTTTATCGATATGCGCGACCGCCGCGATCAAATAGCCGTATTCAATCGCCTTAGAGAATGCCTAAAAAGAGATAAAGCCAAGACCAACGTCCTCCCTATCTCCGCACTCGGCCTTGTCGAAATGACTCGCCAACGTGCTCAAGAAAGCATTTCTCGCGCAATCTACACCGAATGTCCCACTTGCAAAGGCCGTGGCATGATCAAATCTCCCGAAACAATGTCCGTAGAAATTCAACGGGCCATCACACGAACTATGAAACTTCATCCCGAAATCCACGAACTACGGATCATCGTCAACCCACAAATCCTAGAACGCCTCCGCACAGAAGATGAAGACCATCTCATCGAGATTGAACGACGCTTTCAAGGGAAACTCATCTTCCGCCCTGACCCCAAAATGGCATTCGAAGAATTTCAAATCCTCGATGCTAACACTAACCAAGCCCTCAACTGA
- a CDS encoding rod shape-determining protein RodA has protein sequence MNIKLYFRKLWAMDWALFFIVLGLCTASYYFVHSATYMHESAEMRTIADSQRLWIIIGFIFYIIAALIDYKIWIKHAHIIFLFSLVLLVAVLLFGTVVNNSKSWIRIGNLPGIQPAEFSKLAFICFAVAVMIRASRKGGILFILMFILAAIPMALILKQPDLGSAFVFLPIVYAIMLVGGVKKRYLAIPIILLISAIIYLYYYVYKLNHKIPFLKTYQMERILTFFDPNRDPRNAGWTINQSLIAIGSGGMEGRGYLQGGQNKLGFLPRDISYTDFIFSVVAEEFGFRGASLLIIALTSVMLLSIKIALKARDLSGMLLVTGIVAMLFTHTFINIGMTMKVVPITGIPLPFTSYGGTFMVTCLTAVGLVQSVWIHRRYTFST, from the coding sequence ATGAATATCAAACTCTATTTCAGAAAGTTATGGGCTATGGATTGGGCTCTATTTTTCATAGTCTTAGGATTGTGCACCGCTAGCTATTACTTTGTGCATAGCGCTACCTACATGCACGAGTCAGCTGAAATGCGCACAATCGCCGACTCTCAACGCTTGTGGATCATAATCGGCTTCATCTTTTATATTATCGCTGCTCTGATTGACTACAAAATATGGATAAAACATGCCCATATAATTTTCCTCTTCTCTCTGGTTTTGCTCGTTGCAGTGCTTCTATTTGGCACCGTCGTAAATAACTCCAAAAGCTGGATTCGTATCGGAAACCTCCCGGGAATTCAACCAGCGGAATTCTCCAAGCTTGCCTTCATCTGTTTTGCCGTTGCAGTGATGATTCGCGCCTCGAGAAAAGGAGGTATCCTGTTCATTCTCATGTTCATCCTTGCAGCAATCCCTATGGCTCTTATCCTAAAGCAACCAGACCTAGGGTCTGCCTTCGTTTTCCTTCCAATTGTTTATGCCATCATGCTCGTGGGCGGCGTCAAGAAACGTTATCTCGCCATCCCCATCATTCTGCTGATTTCTGCCATCATCTACCTTTATTATTACGTTTACAAGCTCAACCACAAAATCCCCTTCCTCAAAACTTACCAAATGGAACGCATCCTCACCTTCTTTGATCCCAATCGCGACCCGCGAAACGCAGGCTGGACTATCAATCAATCTCTCATCGCAATAGGCTCGGGAGGGATGGAAGGCCGCGGTTATCTCCAAGGCGGCCAAAATAAACTCGGATTTCTTCCTCGCGATATTTCCTACACAGACTTTATCTTCTCCGTAGTCGCTGAAGAATTCGGCTTTCGTGGAGCTTCCCTCCTCATCATTGCTTTGACATCCGTTATGCTACTATCCATAAAAATCGCTCTTAAAGCCCGAGATTTAAGCGGGATGCTCCTTGTAACCGGCATTGTCGCAATGCTTTTCACTCACACCTTCATTAACATCGGCATGACCATGAAAGTCGTTCCCATCACCGGTATTCCCCTTCCCTTCACGAGCTACGGAGGCACCTTCATGGTCACTTGCCTTACTGCCGTCGGCTTAGTTCAAAGCGTCTGGATCCACAGGCGTTACACCTTTAGCACCTAG
- the mrdA gene encoding penicillin-binding protein 2, whose product MLFDQGYTHSQRLYLLAIAVLFAMAVLVFRLYELQSNSPEMLERIRDQTTVTLRLPPARGGIYDRNGVPLAENRVSFDLDLDLEEIRRNAPRRYRNIDEKKIVRLVKEQLEPISKSLGIEIPINERDLQTHFRIRTDLPYPVLSDLSFDKISLFLEKNLGTTGIGITPRPVRRYLYGALAPHVMGYIGRPDTSEKALIINPKDKDAKIKEWEYETVGRKGIEQVMDAQLQGQPGYRMVSVDSRGAIQNEIKRVEATVGNSVFLTIDVRIQYIVETAMREFDVGRGAAVIIDTQNGDILAIASFPNYDPNAFIPSISPALWKELNTNPAAPLFNRAVSSYAPGSTFKLLVGLAALRSGTLTPDTYVDSPAFIQIGNLSFRNVRNQAWGPVNLEDALRMSINTFFYKTAIRMGLAPIVQLCDEARFGYRLNYLLPPEDPGIIPTPEWLKKYTGSEHVSDAFLANVSIGQGVVKTTPLQMAIFAAAIANGGNVYYPRLLKQVSNFEGDVIAFTPSRILSTINSIPRDFEVVRRGMRACVTAGTGTSANIPYFPIAAKTGTAQFKTRMNNQIVQDNRAWLVGYAPYDNPRYAFAVVVEGGESGGRTAGPIVRKIMEEIYKLEQGVGLTLDQMSVLPPTKGHFKGVKPVSSNISSRILRRASPAATNPPTANPSPAPPPPSPPSILPRRR is encoded by the coding sequence ATGTTATTCGACCAGGGTTACACGCATTCGCAAAGGCTTTATCTACTGGCTATCGCAGTGCTTTTCGCGATGGCTGTTTTAGTTTTTCGCCTTTATGAACTTCAAAGCAACAGCCCTGAGATGCTTGAAAGGATACGGGATCAAACCACCGTCACTCTACGTCTGCCCCCGGCTCGTGGTGGGATTTATGACCGCAACGGAGTTCCCCTTGCGGAAAACCGTGTAAGTTTCGATCTCGATCTTGATCTGGAAGAGATTCGCAGAAATGCCCCACGAAGATATCGAAATATTGATGAAAAAAAAATTGTCCGCCTTGTAAAGGAACAACTTGAGCCCATTTCTAAAAGCCTTGGTATTGAGATCCCCATCAACGAGCGTGACCTTCAGACCCATTTTCGGATTCGCACAGACCTGCCTTATCCAGTATTGAGCGATCTAAGCTTCGACAAAATCTCTCTCTTTCTTGAAAAAAATTTAGGAACTACAGGTATCGGCATTACTCCTCGTCCCGTTCGTCGATATCTTTATGGTGCGCTCGCTCCCCACGTGATGGGGTATATCGGAAGGCCTGATACTTCAGAAAAGGCCCTAATTATCAACCCTAAAGATAAAGATGCAAAAATAAAGGAATGGGAATATGAAACGGTCGGAAGGAAAGGCATCGAGCAAGTGATGGATGCCCAATTGCAAGGCCAACCTGGATATCGCATGGTGAGCGTTGATTCTCGTGGTGCGATTCAAAATGAAATCAAGCGCGTCGAAGCCACCGTCGGCAACTCCGTATTCCTCACCATCGATGTGCGGATACAATATATCGTCGAGACTGCCATGCGTGAATTTGACGTTGGACGTGGTGCTGCGGTCATTATCGACACGCAAAATGGCGATATACTCGCCATTGCATCTTTTCCGAATTACGACCCGAACGCCTTTATTCCGAGCATATCTCCAGCGCTATGGAAAGAACTTAACACCAATCCAGCGGCTCCCCTTTTTAACCGCGCAGTTAGTTCATATGCTCCTGGATCAACTTTTAAACTTCTCGTCGGTCTAGCTGCCTTAAGATCTGGCACACTTACACCAGACACCTATGTTGATTCTCCAGCGTTCATACAGATTGGTAATCTCAGCTTTAGAAACGTAAGAAACCAAGCCTGGGGACCTGTGAATCTTGAAGACGCCTTGCGTATGTCCATCAACACCTTTTTTTACAAGACTGCTATTCGGATGGGCCTTGCTCCTATTGTTCAATTGTGCGATGAAGCCAGATTTGGGTATCGGCTAAACTACCTATTGCCTCCAGAAGACCCAGGCATCATCCCTACCCCAGAATGGTTGAAAAAATACACCGGCAGTGAACACGTCTCAGACGCTTTTCTTGCAAATGTCTCGATAGGTCAAGGTGTGGTCAAGACTACTCCTCTGCAAATGGCTATTTTCGCAGCAGCGATTGCCAATGGTGGCAACGTCTACTATCCACGTCTTTTGAAACAAGTCAGTAACTTTGAAGGCGACGTCATTGCTTTTACGCCCTCACGCATTCTCTCAACTATTAACTCTATCCCGCGCGACTTTGAAGTCGTCCGAAGAGGGATGCGTGCTTGCGTTACAGCAGGCACCGGAACTAGTGCGAATATCCCCTACTTCCCAATCGCCGCAAAGACGGGAACAGCACAATTCAAGACCCGCATGAATAATCAAATCGTCCAAGATAACCGCGCTTGGCTCGTCGGCTATGCACCTTATGATAATCCACGATATGCTTTCGCAGTGGTAGTTGAAGGAGGAGAAAGTGGGGGAAGAACGGCCGGACCCATTGTTAGAAAAATCATGGAAGAAATCTACAAACTAGAACAAGGGGTTGGCCTAACCTTAGATCAAATGTCAGTTCTCCCCCCGACCAAAGGCCACTTTAAAGGTGTCAAGCCTGTCTCAAGCAACATTTCATCTAGAATTTTAAGGCGAGCATCTCCTGCGGCGACTAATCCTCCAACTGCCAATCCCTCTCCTGCTCCACCTCCTCCCTCACCCCCTTCAATTCTACCTAGAAGGCGATAA
- a CDS encoding rod shape-determining protein MreC has product MGVFISGMVLAVIFLSPEKAKEKAREKLFDWLHGIFESADRARSFVGNIQAGRLTVEQLQEQVKALQMKVNRLETENAYFRELSVENARLREMLNFKRASSFQLLAAKVVERDPSAWWSTVIVNRGWKDVKGIPGANLDRDLPVISPRGVVGKTGQVMGMKTEVILIFNENSHISVATEGTNVQGIVKGGGVGKDGRPLLRMIYIDRDAQIAPGERLFTTGLGGTFPAGLYVGSVLEVLPLRQTVNFGLNLEAIVDPAIDPSKIDDLFIILKPE; this is encoded by the coding sequence ATGGGGGTGTTTATCAGCGGAATGGTTCTAGCGGTGATATTTTTATCTCCAGAGAAGGCCAAAGAAAAAGCAAGAGAGAAATTATTCGATTGGCTACACGGAATTTTTGAATCAGCCGATCGAGCAAGAAGTTTTGTAGGGAATATTCAAGCAGGGAGATTAACGGTCGAACAACTTCAAGAGCAAGTGAAAGCGCTTCAGATGAAGGTCAATCGTCTAGAGACTGAAAATGCGTATTTTCGGGAATTATCTGTTGAAAACGCGCGACTACGGGAAATGTTGAATTTCAAGCGCGCATCGAGTTTTCAGTTGTTGGCTGCCAAAGTCGTAGAGCGTGACCCTTCAGCGTGGTGGAGCACGGTAATTGTAAATCGTGGTTGGAAAGATGTAAAGGGCATTCCGGGAGCCAATCTGGATCGAGATTTGCCTGTGATATCACCTCGCGGAGTAGTGGGAAAAACTGGCCAAGTGATGGGGATGAAGACAGAGGTTATTTTGATTTTTAACGAAAATTCGCATATCTCTGTAGCCACCGAAGGGACTAACGTGCAGGGCATCGTGAAAGGCGGTGGGGTTGGAAAAGACGGTAGGCCCTTATTGAGAATGATTTACATTGATAGAGATGCACAGATTGCCCCGGGGGAGCGCCTTTTTACTACTGGATTGGGGGGAACTTTTCCTGCAGGTCTATACGTTGGCAGCGTGCTTGAAGTGTTGCCATTGAGGCAAACGGTTAATTTTGGTTTAAATTTAGAAGCAATTGTAGACCCGGCGATAGATCCATCAAAGATTGATGATTTATTTATTATATTAAAGCCAGAATGA
- a CDS encoding rod shape-determining protein gives MLKHLSGLFSNDIGIDLGTANTLVYVKDRGIVLREPSVVAIAQGTRKVLAVGEEAKRMLGRTPGNIIAVRPLKDGVIADFEVTEAMLKAFIHKVQTRLKLRRPRVVIAVPSGITEVEKRAVQDSARHAGAREVHLIEEPMAAAIGVGLPVQEASGNMIVDIGGGTTEVAIISLAGIVYSRSVRVAGDELDESIINYMRRAYNLMIGERTAEEIKIKIGSAYPMEKETTMEVKGRDLVAGLPKTLSITSQEVREALMEPLSVIVESVRITLERCPPELSADLVERGIVLAGGGALLRGIDRLLAEETGLPVHVAEDPLSAVAEGTGKVLQEFRYLRKIAETEGQA, from the coding sequence ATTCTGAAGCATCTATCAGGTTTATTTTCAAACGACATCGGGATTGATTTGGGGACGGCGAACACACTTGTCTACGTGAAAGATAGAGGCATTGTGCTGCGAGAACCGAGCGTGGTGGCGATCGCACAGGGGACACGCAAGGTGCTTGCTGTCGGGGAAGAAGCCAAGCGGATGCTTGGAAGGACGCCGGGGAACATCATCGCGGTAAGACCGTTGAAGGATGGCGTGATTGCAGATTTCGAGGTGACTGAAGCCATGCTGAAGGCTTTTATCCATAAGGTGCAGACACGTCTTAAACTTCGCCGTCCGCGTGTGGTGATTGCCGTGCCCAGCGGTATTACCGAGGTGGAAAAAAGGGCGGTGCAGGATTCTGCGAGGCATGCTGGCGCGCGCGAAGTGCACTTGATCGAGGAACCTATGGCTGCTGCGATAGGTGTGGGGTTGCCCGTCCAGGAGGCAAGCGGAAATATGATTGTGGACATCGGTGGGGGCACGACGGAAGTCGCGATTATTTCACTGGCAGGGATTGTATATAGCCGAAGCGTTCGTGTGGCAGGTGATGAGCTCGACGAGAGCATCATTAACTACATGCGGCGCGCCTACAATCTTATGATTGGGGAACGAACGGCGGAGGAAATTAAAATCAAAATCGGATCTGCCTATCCGATGGAAAAAGAAACGACGATGGAGGTAAAAGGCCGCGATTTAGTAGCTGGTCTTCCCAAGACTTTGTCGATCACCTCTCAAGAGGTGCGTGAGGCCTTGATGGAACCGTTGTCAGTGATAGTCGAAAGTGTGCGTATCACGCTTGAGCGGTGCCCGCCAGAGTTATCAGCTGATTTAGTGGAGCGAGGGATTGTATTGGCAGGAGGTGGGGCCTTGCTTCGGGGGATTGATCGGCTTTTGGCTGAGGAAACAGGTTTACCTGTGCATGTGGCTGAGGATCCGTTGAGTGCTGTAGCGGAGGGGACTGGTAAAGTGTTGCAGGAGTTCCGTTATCTGAGAAAGATTGCTGAGACAGAGGGGCAAGCTTGA
- a CDS encoding BrnA antitoxin family protein, producing the protein MVKDLQSEGSGYFEGVSSQDKREIKTLYSWDEVPYFISTQEEVEYWRSHGLSESLMRGSLITGDAGESTMITLRMHPRMLARLKRLARMRYLNYQSMIKQWIAERLEEEDSR; encoded by the coding sequence ATGGTGAAGGATTTACAATCTGAGGGGAGCGGATACTTTGAAGGGGTATCTTCTCAAGATAAGCGGGAGATCAAGACATTATATTCTTGGGATGAGGTGCCTTATTTTATAAGCACTCAGGAGGAGGTTGAGTATTGGAGGAGTCATGGTTTGAGCGAGTCGTTGATGCGAGGTTCTTTAATAACTGGGGATGCAGGAGAGTCTACTATGATTACGTTGCGGATGCATCCGAGGATGTTGGCACGTCTGAAGCGGTTGGCACGTATGCGATATTTAAATTACCAATCGATGATTAAGCAATGGATTGCTGAGCGGCTAGAAGAGGAGGATTCTCGTTGA
- a CDS encoding AI-2E family transporter — translation MRGPSAWQERWIWNAVTVLSWGVILVVVVGVTVLGMWIASRFYGVLLPLGVASVIAFIVEPVIGLMAKGGLRRSWAVLIVGGVLLLGITGLGVWFVPKFISQIMALTRDLPDLAVWVKEHVVALTKAHPHAEAWMKAQAVSFLENLPGWLQRNMGALVKPLEQFWSAVGLALGFLLVPVYVFYLLVEKESIESRWRDFVPWRETMWGKELVWVIEQVHGYLVTFFRGQVVVAFIVGVLTAVGLTLIGLPYALLFGVVCGILSIVPYLGVVVSIIPALILAWVNTEHWVQPCLVVAVFGVVQFVEGIFISPRVLGNRTGLHPMTVIVAILVWSQILPGLLGAILAIPLTATLRVVLYRYVWLRRLPAEFPLREESERS, via the coding sequence ATGAGAGGTCCGAGCGCTTGGCAGGAACGTTGGATTTGGAATGCGGTTACGGTTTTATCGTGGGGGGTTATTTTGGTGGTTGTGGTGGGAGTGACAGTGCTGGGGATGTGGATTGCAAGCCGATTTTATGGTGTTTTGCTGCCGTTAGGGGTTGCATCGGTGATTGCGTTTATTGTTGAACCTGTTATTGGTTTGATGGCGAAAGGCGGATTACGCCGATCGTGGGCTGTGCTTATCGTGGGGGGGGTGTTGTTATTGGGAATAACGGGGTTGGGTGTTTGGTTTGTGCCCAAATTCATTTCGCAGATAATGGCTTTGACGCGGGACTTGCCGGATCTTGCTGTATGGGTGAAGGAGCACGTTGTAGCGCTTACAAAAGCGCATCCACATGCTGAAGCTTGGATGAAGGCTCAGGCGGTAAGTTTTTTGGAGAATTTGCCGGGGTGGCTACAGAGGAATATGGGCGCCTTGGTGAAACCACTTGAGCAATTTTGGTCAGCGGTCGGATTAGCGTTAGGGTTTTTGCTCGTGCCTGTGTATGTGTTTTATTTGTTGGTAGAAAAAGAGAGCATTGAGAGCCGTTGGCGAGATTTTGTGCCTTGGCGGGAGACGATGTGGGGGAAAGAATTGGTATGGGTGATCGAGCAGGTGCATGGTTATCTTGTTACGTTTTTTCGCGGGCAGGTCGTGGTGGCGTTTATTGTGGGTGTATTGACAGCTGTTGGGCTGACGTTGATCGGTCTTCCTTACGCTTTGCTTTTCGGAGTGGTGTGCGGCATTTTGAGCATCGTGCCGTATCTGGGTGTGGTGGTGAGTATAATTCCTGCTTTAATTCTGGCTTGGGTGAATACTGAACATTGGGTGCAACCTTGCTTGGTAGTAGCTGTCTTTGGGGTGGTGCAATTTGTTGAGGGGATATTTATCTCGCCGCGTGTGTTGGGCAACCGCACGGGGCTGCATCCAATGACGGTGATTGTTGCGATCTTGGTGTGGAGCCAGATTTTGCCGGGTCTTTTGGGTGCTATATTGGCGATCCCGCTAACGGCGACGTTGCGTGTTGTGCTCTATCGGTATGTGTGGCTACGCAGGTTGCCGGCGGAATTTCCGCTTAGAGAGGAGTCGGAGAGGTCATGA